A genomic window from Bos javanicus breed banteng chromosome 13, ARS-OSU_banteng_1.0, whole genome shotgun sequence includes:
- the LOC133259652 gene encoding copine-1 isoform X4, whose protein sequence is MAHCVTLVQLSVSCDHLIDKDVGSKSDPLCVLLQDVGGGNWTELGRTERVQNCSSPEFSKTLQLEYHFETVQKLRFGIYDIDNKTPELGDDDFLGGAECSLGQIVSSRMLTLPLMLKPGKPAGRGTITVSAQELKDNRVVTMEVEARNLDKKDFLGKSDPFLEFFRQGDGKWHLAYRSEVIKNNLNPTWKRFSVPLQHFCGGDASTPIQVRCSDYDSDGSHDLIGTFHTSLAQLQAAPAEFECIHPEKQQKKKSYKNSGTICVKMCQVETEHSFLDYVMGGCQINFTVGVDFTGSNGDPSSPDSLHYLSPTGVNEYLTALWSVGSVVQDYDSDKLFPAFGFGAQVPPDWQVSHEFALNFNPSNPFCAGIQGIVDAYRQALPQVRLYGPTNFAPIINHVARFAAQAADQRNASQYFVLLLLTDGAVTDVEATREAVVRASYLPMSVIIVGVGCADFEAMEQLDADGGPLHTRSGEAAARDIVQFVPYRRFQNAPREALAQTVLAEVPTQLVSYFRAQGWAPFRPPPPAAKGPAQAPQA, encoded by the exons atggcccactgtgtgaccttggttcAGCTGTCTGTTTCATGTGACCACCTCATCGACAAGGACGTCGGCTCCAAGTCTGACCCACTCTGTGTCCTTTTGCAGGATGTGGGAGGGGGTAACTGGACTGAG CTTGGCCGGACTGAGCGAGTACAGAACTGCTCGAGCCCTGAGTTCTCCAAGACTCTGCAGCTTGAGTACCACTTTGAAACAGTCCAAAAGCTCCGATTTGGCATCTATGACATAGACAACAAGACACCTGAGCTGGGGGACGATGACTTCCTAGGAGGAGCTGAGTGTTCCTTGGGACAG ATTGTATCCAGTCGGATGCTAACTCTGCCCTTGATGCTGAAGCCTGGAAAGCCTGCTGGGCGGGGGACCATCACG GTCTCAGCTCAGGAGTTGAAAGATAATCGTGTAGTGACCATGGAGGTGGAAGCCAGAAACCTGGATAAGAAG GACTTCCTGGGAAAATCGGATCCGTTCTTGGAGTTTTTCCGTCAGGGTGATGGGAAATGGCACCTGGCATACAGATCAGAG GTCATCAAGAACAACCTGAATCCTACTTGGAAACGGTTCTCTGTTCCCCTTCAACATTTCTGTGGGGGAGATGCCAGTACACCCATCCAG GTGCGATGCTCCGATTATGACAGTGATGGTTCACATGACCTCATTGGTACCTTCCACACCAGCTTGGCTCAGCTGCAGGCAGCCCCA GCTGAGTTTGAATGCATTCATCCTGAGaaacagcagaaaaagaaaagttacaagAACTCTGGAACTATCTGTGTCAAGATGTGTCAG GTAGAAACAGAACATTCATTCCTGGACTATGTGATGGGAGGCTGTCAAATCAACTTCACT GTGGGCGTGGACTTCACAGGCTCCAACGGAGACCCTTCCTCACCTGATTCTCTGCACTACCTGAGCCCAACAGGGGTCAATGAGTACCTTACAGCACTGTGGAGCGTGGGCAGTGTGGTTCAGGACTATGACTC GGACAAGCTGTTCCCAGCATTTGGATTTGGGGCCCAGGTACCCCCTGACTGGCAG GTTTCCCATGAATTTGCTTTGAACTTCAACCCCAGTAACCCCTTTTGTGCAG GCATCCAGGGCATTGTGGATGCCTACCGCCAGGCCCTGCCCCAAGTTCGGCTCTATGGTCCCACCAACTTTGCACCCATCATCAACCATGTGGCTAGGTTTGCAGCCCAGGCTGCAGATCAGAGGAATGCTTCG CAATACTTCGTGCTGTTGCTGCTGACTGATGGTGCTGTGACAGATGTGGAGGCCACACGTGAGGCTGTGGTTCGTGCTTCCTACCTGCCCATGTCAGTGATCATAGTGGGTGTGGGTTGTGCTGACTTCGAGGCCATGGAGCAGCTGGACGCTGATGGTGGACCCCTGCACACACGCTCCGGGGAGGCAGCCGCTCGTGACATAGTGCAGTTTGTGCCCTACCGGCGTTTCCAGAAT GCCCCTCGAGAGGCACTGGCGCAGACTGTACTTGCAGAAGTACCCACGCAACTGGTCTCCTACTTCAGGGCCCAAGGTTGGGCCCCATTCAGGCCACCTCCACCTGCAGCCAAGGGCCCTGCACAGGCCCCCCAGGCTTAG
- the LOC133259652 gene encoding copine-1 isoform X5, producing MKMMHMAHCVTLVQLSVSCDHLIDKDVGSKSDPLCVLLQDVGGGNWTELGRTERVQNCSSPEFSKTLQLEYHFETVQKLRFGIYDIDNKTPELGDDDFLGGAECSLGQIVSSRMLTLPLMLKPGKPAGRGTITVSAQELKDNRVVTMEVEARNLDKKDFLGKSDPFLEFFRQGDGKWHLAYRSEVIKNNLNPTWKRFSVPLQHFCGGDASTPIQVRCSDYDSDGSHDLIGTFHTSLAQLQAAPAEFECIHPEKQQKKKSYKNSGTICVKMCQVETEHSFLDYVMGGCQINFTVGVDFTGSNGDPSSPDSLHYLSPTGVNEYLTALWSVGSVVQDYDSDKLFPAFGFGAQVPPDWQQYFVLLLLTDGAVTDVEATREAVVRASYLPMSVIIVGVGCADFEAMEQLDADGGPLHTRSGEAAARDIVQFVPYRRFQNAPREALAQTVLAEVPTQLVSYFRAQGWAPFRPPPPAAKGPAQAPQA from the exons atggcccactgtgtgaccttggttcAGCTGTCTGTTTCATGTGACCACCTCATCGACAAGGACGTCGGCTCCAAGTCTGACCCACTCTGTGTCCTTTTGCAGGATGTGGGAGGGGGTAACTGGACTGAG CTTGGCCGGACTGAGCGAGTACAGAACTGCTCGAGCCCTGAGTTCTCCAAGACTCTGCAGCTTGAGTACCACTTTGAAACAGTCCAAAAGCTCCGATTTGGCATCTATGACATAGACAACAAGACACCTGAGCTGGGGGACGATGACTTCCTAGGAGGAGCTGAGTGTTCCTTGGGACAG ATTGTATCCAGTCGGATGCTAACTCTGCCCTTGATGCTGAAGCCTGGAAAGCCTGCTGGGCGGGGGACCATCACG GTCTCAGCTCAGGAGTTGAAAGATAATCGTGTAGTGACCATGGAGGTGGAAGCCAGAAACCTGGATAAGAAG GACTTCCTGGGAAAATCGGATCCGTTCTTGGAGTTTTTCCGTCAGGGTGATGGGAAATGGCACCTGGCATACAGATCAGAG GTCATCAAGAACAACCTGAATCCTACTTGGAAACGGTTCTCTGTTCCCCTTCAACATTTCTGTGGGGGAGATGCCAGTACACCCATCCAG GTGCGATGCTCCGATTATGACAGTGATGGTTCACATGACCTCATTGGTACCTTCCACACCAGCTTGGCTCAGCTGCAGGCAGCCCCA GCTGAGTTTGAATGCATTCATCCTGAGaaacagcagaaaaagaaaagttacaagAACTCTGGAACTATCTGTGTCAAGATGTGTCAG GTAGAAACAGAACATTCATTCCTGGACTATGTGATGGGAGGCTGTCAAATCAACTTCACT GTGGGCGTGGACTTCACAGGCTCCAACGGAGACCCTTCCTCACCTGATTCTCTGCACTACCTGAGCCCAACAGGGGTCAATGAGTACCTTACAGCACTGTGGAGCGTGGGCAGTGTGGTTCAGGACTATGACTC GGACAAGCTGTTCCCAGCATTTGGATTTGGGGCCCAGGTACCCCCTGACTGGCAG CAATACTTCGTGCTGTTGCTGCTGACTGATGGTGCTGTGACAGATGTGGAGGCCACACGTGAGGCTGTGGTTCGTGCTTCCTACCTGCCCATGTCAGTGATCATAGTGGGTGTGGGTTGTGCTGACTTCGAGGCCATGGAGCAGCTGGACGCTGATGGTGGACCCCTGCACACACGCTCCGGGGAGGCAGCCGCTCGTGACATAGTGCAGTTTGTGCCCTACCGGCGTTTCCAGAAT GCCCCTCGAGAGGCACTGGCGCAGACTGTACTTGCAGAAGTACCCACGCAACTGGTCTCCTACTTCAGGGCCCAAGGTTGGGCCCCATTCAGGCCACCTCCACCTGCAGCCAAGGGCCCTGCACAGGCCCCCCAGGCTTAG
- the LOC133259652 gene encoding copine-1 isoform X6, whose protein sequence is MAHCVTLVQLSVSCDHLIDKDVGSKSDPLCVLLQDVGGGNWTELGRTERVQNCSSPEFSKTLQLEYHFETVQKLRFGIYDIDNKTPELGDDDFLGGAECSLGQIVSSRMLTLPLMLKPGKPAGRGTITVSAQELKDNRVVTMEVEARNLDKKDFLGKSDPFLEFFRQGDGKWHLAYRSEVIKNNLNPTWKRFSVPLQHFCGGDASTPIQVRCSDYDSDGSHDLIGTFHTSLAQLQAAPAEFECIHPEKQQKKKSYKNSGTICVKMCQVETEHSFLDYVMGGCQINFTVGVDFTGSNGDPSSPDSLHYLSPTGVNEYLTALWSVGSVVQDYDSDKLFPAFGFGAQVPPDWQQYFVLLLLTDGAVTDVEATREAVVRASYLPMSVIIVGVGCADFEAMEQLDADGGPLHTRSGEAAARDIVQFVPYRRFQNAPREALAQTVLAEVPTQLVSYFRAQGWAPFRPPPPAAKGPAQAPQA, encoded by the exons atggcccactgtgtgaccttggttcAGCTGTCTGTTTCATGTGACCACCTCATCGACAAGGACGTCGGCTCCAAGTCTGACCCACTCTGTGTCCTTTTGCAGGATGTGGGAGGGGGTAACTGGACTGAG CTTGGCCGGACTGAGCGAGTACAGAACTGCTCGAGCCCTGAGTTCTCCAAGACTCTGCAGCTTGAGTACCACTTTGAAACAGTCCAAAAGCTCCGATTTGGCATCTATGACATAGACAACAAGACACCTGAGCTGGGGGACGATGACTTCCTAGGAGGAGCTGAGTGTTCCTTGGGACAG ATTGTATCCAGTCGGATGCTAACTCTGCCCTTGATGCTGAAGCCTGGAAAGCCTGCTGGGCGGGGGACCATCACG GTCTCAGCTCAGGAGTTGAAAGATAATCGTGTAGTGACCATGGAGGTGGAAGCCAGAAACCTGGATAAGAAG GACTTCCTGGGAAAATCGGATCCGTTCTTGGAGTTTTTCCGTCAGGGTGATGGGAAATGGCACCTGGCATACAGATCAGAG GTCATCAAGAACAACCTGAATCCTACTTGGAAACGGTTCTCTGTTCCCCTTCAACATTTCTGTGGGGGAGATGCCAGTACACCCATCCAG GTGCGATGCTCCGATTATGACAGTGATGGTTCACATGACCTCATTGGTACCTTCCACACCAGCTTGGCTCAGCTGCAGGCAGCCCCA GCTGAGTTTGAATGCATTCATCCTGAGaaacagcagaaaaagaaaagttacaagAACTCTGGAACTATCTGTGTCAAGATGTGTCAG GTAGAAACAGAACATTCATTCCTGGACTATGTGATGGGAGGCTGTCAAATCAACTTCACT GTGGGCGTGGACTTCACAGGCTCCAACGGAGACCCTTCCTCACCTGATTCTCTGCACTACCTGAGCCCAACAGGGGTCAATGAGTACCTTACAGCACTGTGGAGCGTGGGCAGTGTGGTTCAGGACTATGACTC GGACAAGCTGTTCCCAGCATTTGGATTTGGGGCCCAGGTACCCCCTGACTGGCAG CAATACTTCGTGCTGTTGCTGCTGACTGATGGTGCTGTGACAGATGTGGAGGCCACACGTGAGGCTGTGGTTCGTGCTTCCTACCTGCCCATGTCAGTGATCATAGTGGGTGTGGGTTGTGCTGACTTCGAGGCCATGGAGCAGCTGGACGCTGATGGTGGACCCCTGCACACACGCTCCGGGGAGGCAGCCGCTCGTGACATAGTGCAGTTTGTGCCCTACCGGCGTTTCCAGAAT GCCCCTCGAGAGGCACTGGCGCAGACTGTACTTGCAGAAGTACCCACGCAACTGGTCTCCTACTTCAGGGCCCAAGGTTGGGCCCCATTCAGGCCACCTCCACCTGCAGCCAAGGGCCCTGCACAGGCCCCCCAGGCTTAG
- the LOC133259652 gene encoding copine-1 isoform X3 yields the protein MKMMHMAHCVTLVQLSVSCDHLIDKDVGSKSDPLCVLLQDVGGGNWTELGRTERVQNCSSPEFSKTLQLEYHFETVQKLRFGIYDIDNKTPELGDDDFLGGAECSLGQIVSSRMLTLPLMLKPGKPAGRGTITVSAQELKDNRVVTMEVEARNLDKKDFLGKSDPFLEFFRQGDGKWHLAYRSEVIKNNLNPTWKRFSVPLQHFCGGDASTPIQVRCSDYDSDGSHDLIGTFHTSLAQLQAAPAEFECIHPEKQQKKKSYKNSGTICVKMCQVETEHSFLDYVMGGCQINFTVGVDFTGSNGDPSSPDSLHYLSPTGVNEYLTALWSVGSVVQDYDSDKLFPAFGFGAQVPPDWQVSHEFALNFNPSNPFCAGIQGIVDAYRQALPQVRLYGPTNFAPIINHVARFAAQAADQRNASQYFVLLLLTDGAVTDVEATREAVVRASYLPMSVIIVGVGCADFEAMEQLDADGGPLHTRSGEAAARDIVQFVPYRRFQNAPREALAQTVLAEVPTQLVSYFRAQGWAPFRPPPPAAKGPAQAPQA from the exons atggcccactgtgtgaccttggttcAGCTGTCTGTTTCATGTGACCACCTCATCGACAAGGACGTCGGCTCCAAGTCTGACCCACTCTGTGTCCTTTTGCAGGATGTGGGAGGGGGTAACTGGACTGAG CTTGGCCGGACTGAGCGAGTACAGAACTGCTCGAGCCCTGAGTTCTCCAAGACTCTGCAGCTTGAGTACCACTTTGAAACAGTCCAAAAGCTCCGATTTGGCATCTATGACATAGACAACAAGACACCTGAGCTGGGGGACGATGACTTCCTAGGAGGAGCTGAGTGTTCCTTGGGACAG ATTGTATCCAGTCGGATGCTAACTCTGCCCTTGATGCTGAAGCCTGGAAAGCCTGCTGGGCGGGGGACCATCACG GTCTCAGCTCAGGAGTTGAAAGATAATCGTGTAGTGACCATGGAGGTGGAAGCCAGAAACCTGGATAAGAAG GACTTCCTGGGAAAATCGGATCCGTTCTTGGAGTTTTTCCGTCAGGGTGATGGGAAATGGCACCTGGCATACAGATCAGAG GTCATCAAGAACAACCTGAATCCTACTTGGAAACGGTTCTCTGTTCCCCTTCAACATTTCTGTGGGGGAGATGCCAGTACACCCATCCAG GTGCGATGCTCCGATTATGACAGTGATGGTTCACATGACCTCATTGGTACCTTCCACACCAGCTTGGCTCAGCTGCAGGCAGCCCCA GCTGAGTTTGAATGCATTCATCCTGAGaaacagcagaaaaagaaaagttacaagAACTCTGGAACTATCTGTGTCAAGATGTGTCAG GTAGAAACAGAACATTCATTCCTGGACTATGTGATGGGAGGCTGTCAAATCAACTTCACT GTGGGCGTGGACTTCACAGGCTCCAACGGAGACCCTTCCTCACCTGATTCTCTGCACTACCTGAGCCCAACAGGGGTCAATGAGTACCTTACAGCACTGTGGAGCGTGGGCAGTGTGGTTCAGGACTATGACTC GGACAAGCTGTTCCCAGCATTTGGATTTGGGGCCCAGGTACCCCCTGACTGGCAG GTTTCCCATGAATTTGCTTTGAACTTCAACCCCAGTAACCCCTTTTGTGCAG GCATCCAGGGCATTGTGGATGCCTACCGCCAGGCCCTGCCCCAAGTTCGGCTCTATGGTCCCACCAACTTTGCACCCATCATCAACCATGTGGCTAGGTTTGCAGCCCAGGCTGCAGATCAGAGGAATGCTTCG CAATACTTCGTGCTGTTGCTGCTGACTGATGGTGCTGTGACAGATGTGGAGGCCACACGTGAGGCTGTGGTTCGTGCTTCCTACCTGCCCATGTCAGTGATCATAGTGGGTGTGGGTTGTGCTGACTTCGAGGCCATGGAGCAGCTGGACGCTGATGGTGGACCCCTGCACACACGCTCCGGGGAGGCAGCCGCTCGTGACATAGTGCAGTTTGTGCCCTACCGGCGTTTCCAGAAT GCCCCTCGAGAGGCACTGGCGCAGACTGTACTTGCAGAAGTACCCACGCAACTGGTCTCCTACTTCAGGGCCCAAGGTTGGGCCCCATTCAGGCCACCTCCACCTGCAGCCAAGGGCCCTGCACAGGCCCCCCAGGCTTAG